The Trichosurus vulpecula isolate mTriVul1 chromosome 3, mTriVul1.pri, whole genome shotgun sequence genome includes a window with the following:
- the LOC118842239 gene encoding olfactory receptor 2D2-like, with amino-acid sequence MSQINQTWVTEFLFLGLSDDPQTKLLLFVLFLGIYLVTMLGSLLLIYLVLTDSQLHTPMYFFLCNLSLADFGLSTNIVPQALVHMLIRKKIISFMGCAAQLFLSLIFGSTQCALLAVMSYDRYLAVCDPMHYPLIMTGRICAQLALGCWTSGIVASLVDTTFTLCLPYQGNNKIAHFFCEAPALLALTSADSHKAETAIFLMGVMILLVPVSLILVSYGSIIVTVVRIKTTSGRLKAFSTCGSHLLVVILFYGTAIISYMTPKSSKEQAKLVSVFYTVVNPMLNPLIYSLRNKDVKHALRNVAKRWKF; translated from the coding sequence ATGAGCCAGATCAACCAGACCTGGGTGACAGAATTCCTCTTCCTGGGACTTTCTGATGACCCTCAGACTAAGTTGCTGCTCTTTGTATTGTTCCTGGGAATCTACTTAGTTACAATGCTTGGAAGCTTACTCCTCATCTACCTGGTTCTAACTGACTCACAGCTTCATACAcccatgtactttttcctttGCAACTTATCTCTGGCTGACTTTGGTCTCTCTACCAACATTGTTCCCCAAGCCCTAGTCCACATGCTGATAAGGAAGAAGATTATTTCTTTCATGGGCTGTGCTGCTCagcttttcctctctctcatttttggATCTACACAATGTGCCTTGTTAGCTGTGATGTCATATGACCGGTATTTGGCAGTCTGTGACCCTATGCACTATCCTCTTATTATGACAGGGAGGATATGTGCCCAGTTGGCCTTGGGGTGCTGGACCAGTGGTATTGTAGCATCCTTGGTAGACACAACATTTACACTATGCCTTCCCTACCAAGGAAATAATAAGATTGCTCATTTCTTTTGTGAGGCCCCTGCTCTCCTGGCATTGACATCTGCAGACAGCCACAAAGCAGAGACAGCCATTTTCCTCATGGGGGTGATGATTCTTCTTGTACCTGTGTCCCTGATTCTGGTCTCCTATGGCTCCATCATAGTGACTGTGGTCAGGATAAAGACAACATCAGGGAGGCTCAAGGCATTCTCCACCTGCGGCTCTCACCTCCTTGTGGTCATCCTTTTTTATGGAACAGCAATAATTTCTTATATGACCCCCAAGTCCTCCAAGGAACAGGCCAAGCTGGTTTCTGTGTTCTATACAGTGGTAAACCCTATGCTTAACCCTCTCATCTACAGCCTGAGGAATAAGGATGTGAAGCATGCCCTCAGAAATGTAGCCAAGAggtggaaattctga